One stretch of Microcebus murinus isolate Inina chromosome 12, M.murinus_Inina_mat1.0, whole genome shotgun sequence DNA includes these proteins:
- the SLC28A3 gene encoding solute carrier family 28 member 3, which translates to MELNSMAAPGAQGCSNTGFQEEENCLKNQNTSENNNSIRNRAVQSGEHGNTKQGEEQVTIEQDSPRNKDDVEDDQEMHEKGCLERKYNTVCDFCRKHKTILRYIIWGILLAGYLALVIAACVLNFHRALPLFVITVTAIFFVVWDRLMARYEHRVDEILAPGRRLLNGHWFWLKWVIWSCLSLGVIFWLVLDTARMGRQHLVSFGGLIMYITLLFLFSKHPTRVYWRPVFWGIGLQFLLGLLILRTDPGFIAFNWLGKQVQTFLEYTDAGASFVFGEKYKDHFFAFKVLPIVVFFSTVMSMLYYLGLMQWIIRKIGWSMLVTMGSSPIESVVAAGNVFVGQTESPLLVRPYLPHVTRSELHAIMTAGFSTIAGSVLGAYISFGIPSAHLLTASVMSAPASLAAAKLFWPETEKPKITLKNAMKMENGDSRNLLEAATQGASSSIPLVANIAVNLIAFLALLSFVNSALSWFGNMFDYPQLSFELICSYIFMPFSFMMGVDWQDSFMVAKLIGYKTFFNEFVAYEHLSKLIDLRKEAGPRFVNGVQQYMSIRSEIIATYALCGFANIGSLGIVIGGLTSITPSRKRDIASGAVRALIAGTVACFMTACIAGILSSTPVDINCHHILETAFNSSLPSNATKVMSCCQDLLSSTVVKGPGEVIPGGNHSLYSLKGCCELLKPSTLNCSWIRNTF; encoded by the exons GAAGAAGAAAACTGTCTTAAAAACCAGAACACGTCAGAAAACAACAACTCAATTCGGAACAGAGCCGTGCAAAGCGGGGAGCACGGAAACACCAAACAG GGTGAAGAGCAGGTTACCATTGAGCAGGATTCTCCAAGAAACAAAGATGACGTGGAGGATGACCAAGAGATGCACGAAAAAGG GTGTTTGGAAAGGAAGTACAATACAGTTTGCGATTTTTGTAGGAAACACAAAACCATTCTTCGGTACATCATCTGGGGCATTTTGTTAGCAG GTTATCTGGCTCTGGTGATCGCAGCCTGTGTGCTGAACTTTCACAGAGCCCTTCCTCTGTTTGTGATCACCGTGACTGCCATCTTCTTCGTTGTCTGGGATCGCCTGATGGCCAGATATGAACATCGAGTTGACGAGATCCTGGCTCCCGGCAGAAGGCTTCTGAACGGCCATTGGTTCTGGCTGAAGTG GGTGATTTGGAGCTGCCTGAGCCTGGGGGTTATTTTCTGGCTGGTCTTGGACACTGCCAGGATGGGCCGACAGCACCTGGTGTCCTTCGGTGGGCTCATAATGTACATCACcctgttatttctgttttctaagcACCCAACCAGA GTTTACTGGAGACCTGTCTTTTGGGGAATTGGGTTACAGTTTCTTCTTGGACTCTTGATTCTAAGGACTGACCCTGGATTTATAGCTTTCAATTGGTTGGGCAAACAAGTTCAG ACTTTTCTGGAGTACACTGATGCTGGTGCTTCATTTGTCTTTGGTGAGAAATACAAAGACCACTTCTTTGCATTTAAG GTCTTGCCAATCGTGGTTTTCTTCAGCACCGTGATGTCCATGCTGTACTACCTCGGGCTGATGCAGTGGATTATTAGAAAG attgGATGGTCAATGCTAGTTACCATGGGGTCATCTCCTATTGAATCTGTAGTTGCTGCTGGCAATGTGTTTGTTGGACAA ACAGAGTCTCCGCTGCTGGTTCGACCATATCTGCCACATGTCACCAGGTCCGAACTCCACGCCATCATGACAGCCGGCTTCTCTACAATCGCTGGAAGCGTCTTAGGCGCATACATCTCTTTTGGG ATTCCGTCCGCCCACTTGCTGACGGCCTCGGTTATGTCCGCGCCGGCGTCGCTGGCGGCTGCCAAACTCTTTTGGCCTGAGACAGAAAAACCTAAAATAACCCTCAAGAATgccatgaaaatggaaaatgg TGATTCAAGGAATCTCCTAGAAGCTGCGACACAGGGAGCGTCCTCGTCCATCCCTCTGGTGGCAAACATCGCTGTGAATCTGATTGCCTTCCTGGCCCTGTTGTCTTTTGTGAACTCAGCCCTGTCCTGGTTTGGAAACATGTTTGACTACCCGCAGCTAAGTTTTGAG TTAATATGCTCCTACATCTTCATGCCCTTCTCCTTCATGATGGGAGTGGACTGGCAGGACAGCTTTATGGTTGCCAAACTCATAGGATACAAGACATTCTTCAATGAATTTGTGGCGTATGAGCACCTCTCAAAATTGATCGATTTGAGGAAAGAGGCTGGACCCAGATTTGTGAATGGTGTGCAGCAATACATGTCG ATTCGTTCTGAGATAATCGCCACATATGCTCTCTGTGGCTTTGCCAATATCGGTTCCCTAGGAATAGTGATCGGCGGACTCA CATCCATAACTCCTTCCAGAAAGCGTGACATCGCCTCAGGGGCAGTGAGAGCTCTGATCGCAGGGACCGTCGCCTGCTTCATGACAGCCTGCATCGCAG gtatactCTCCAGCACTCCCGTGGACATCAACTGCCATCACATTTTAGAGACTGCCTTCAACTCTAGTTTACCTAGCAATGCAACCAAAGTGATGTCTTGTTGCCAAGATCTATTGAGCAG CACTGTTGTCAAGGGTCCCGGTGAGGTCATCCCAGGAGGAAACCACAGCCTGTATTCCTTGAAGGGTTGCTGCGAATTGTTGAAGCCATCAACACTTAACTGCAGTTGGATCCGGAATACATTTTGA